The proteins below are encoded in one region of Apium graveolens cultivar Ventura chromosome 4, ASM990537v1, whole genome shotgun sequence:
- the LOC141719881 gene encoding uncharacterized protein LOC141719881, whose translation MEDPKFSLGMLFTSGVFLELLSEHAILHQRPIKLKKKLADKIKWVCTEGCKWKCYGLRQQRSTDIQIKTFHGVHTCNPAWKQRQLNSTWIAKAYEDKIHINPTWPVDAFHSKVINDLKCHVSHSMIYRAMRKAKENIKGKHEEEFGKLYNYGNELKKAMPTSTIKLMTEPAEFGVEGRRFKRFYVCLGPLKAGFMDGCRRLLGLNGCHLKGPFGGILLSAVATNPNDEMYPVAWAQVEAKNNSSWDWFLSLLKDDLRIHNTGSYTFISDRQKVLLHFV comes from the coding sequence ATGGAGGATCCTAAATTTTCATTGGGAATGTTGTTCACAAGTGGTGTGTTTTTAGAGCTGCTGTCTGAACATGCAATTCTGCATCAAAGGCCCATTAAATTAAAGAAAAAATTGGCAGACAAAATCAAATGGGTCTGCACAGAGGGGTGCAAGTGGAAATGCTATGGTTTAAGGCAGCAAAGGTCAACTGATATTCAGATAAAAACATTTCATGGGGTGCATACATGTAACCCTGCATGGAAACAACGACAACTCAACTCAACATGGATTGCCAAAGCTTATGAAGATAAAATTCACATAAATCCAACATGGCCAGTTGACGCATTTCATTCAAAGGTAATCAATGACTTAAAATGCCATGTCTCACATTCAATGATATATAGAGCAATGAGAAAAGCAAAAGAAAATATCAAGGGAAAACATGAAGAAGAATTTGGAAAATTGTATAATTATGGTAATGAGTTGAAAAAGGCCATGCCGACGTCAACCATCAAGCTAATGACAGAACCTGCTGAATTTGGGGTCGAGGGAAGAAGATTCAAAAGGTTTTACGTTTGTTTAGGCCCCTTGAAAGCTGGTTTTATGGATGGTTGTAGACGTCTCCTAGGATTAAATGGGTGTCATCTTAAGGGCCCTTTTGGAGGTATCCTTCTAAGCGCAGTTGCTACGAATCCCAATGATGAGATGTATCCGGTAGCATGGGCTCAAGTAGAGGCAAAAAACAATAGCAGCTGGGATTGGTTCTTATCTTTACTCAAAGATGACTTAAGAATTCACAACACAGGAAGCTACACATTCATCTCCGATAGACAAAAGGTGCTTCTTCACTTTGTTTAG
- the LOC141721316 gene encoding GDSL esterase/lipase At5g55050 — protein sequence MGGKLVVSPCLLIFLISFTSVTYFSKAQDSSSPGKATAMYVFGDSLVDVGNNNYLKVSLAKANFPHNGVDFPTGKATGRFSNGKNAADFVAAKLGLPTAVPYLSIKKSLSQNTNALISGVSFASGGAGVFNGTDELFKQSVPLTKQVEFYTLVYNELVQEMGLGAAEQHLSKSIFPIVIGSNDLFGFFKSGSDVSKKNTPQQYVDSMVAAVNVVLKRLRDLGARKFMIVGIGAIGCTPSQRVQNKSEVCNEQVNFWAKKYNDGLTSVLKAFKSEFKDINYSYFDAYSVFVDFIQNPSTYGFTEVKAACCGLGQLKAKVPCIPISTYCPNRNDHLFWDLYHPTQKAAGLFVDIIFQGSKYVTPMNVNQLVAV from the exons ATGGGAGGTAAACTAGTTGTCAGTCCATGTCTGTTGATCTTCTTGATCAGTTTCACTAGTGTCACATATTTTTCCAAGGCTCAGGATAGTAGTAGTCCTGGTAAAGCAACCGCCATGTATGTGTTTGGTGATTCCTTAGTCGATGTGGGCAACAACAATTACCTCAAGGTCTCCCTTGCTAAGGCCAATTTTCCGCATAACGGTGTCGACTTCCCCACCGGAAAAGCTACTGGACGCTTCAGCAACGGCAAAAATGCTGCTGATTTTGTTG CTGCAAAACTTGGGTTGCCAACAGCAGTACCATATCTCTCCATAAAGAAATCCTTATCTCAGAATACAAATGCGTTGATTAGTGGCGTTAGTTTTGCTTCTGGAGGCGCAGGAGTCTTCAATGGCACAGATGAACTTTTT AAACAATCAGTTCCATTGACAAAGCAAGTAGAATTTTATACGCTGGTTTATAATGAACTAGTACAAGAAATGGGGTTGGGTGCTGCTGAGCAACACTTGTCCAAGTCTATTTTCCCAATTGTGATAGGAAGCAATGACTTGTTTGGCTTCTTCAAATCCGGCTCGGACGTTAGTAAaaagaataccccacaacagtATGTCGACTCCATGGTGGCAGCTGTCAACGTTGTCTTAAAG AGATTACGAGATCTTGGTGCACGTAAATTTATGATAGTCGGAATCGGAGCAATAGGATGCACTCCGTCGCAGAGGGTTCAGAACAAAAGTGAAGTCTGCAATGAACAAGTAAATTTCTGGGCCAAGAAATACAACGATGGCCTTACTTCTGTACTAAAGGCGTTCAAATCAGAATTCAAGGATATAAACTACTCTTATTTTGACGCATACAGCGTTTTTGTCGACTTCATTCAGAATCCATCTACTTACG GTTTTACGGAGGTTAAAGCTGCATGTTGTGGGCTGGGCCAGCTAAAAGCAAAAGTACCATGCATACCCATTTCAACATATTGCCCCAATAGAAATGATCATTTATTTTGGGATCTTTACCATCCCACCCAAAAGGCTGCTGGTTTGTTTGTTGACATCATCTTTCAAGGTTCCAAATATGTAACTCCCATGAATGTAAATCAGCTGGTTGCTGTGTAA
- the LOC141721317 gene encoding GDSL esterase/lipase At5g55050-like translates to MRNAKIYFYLYLNVFAVMFSSNIYTYEATSSVPAMYVFGDSLADVGNNNYINSSPYKSNFPHNGIDFPTGATGRFSNGKNAADLIADKLDLPSPLPYLSILKFDYKKTILTGVSFASGGSGILRGSYDTPKRCISLSKQVEFYSSVYKILVQELGSDAARNHLSKSLFAIVIGSNDLYGHFKANSSIRTNITPQNYVNSMVSSMSEILKQLYGLGARKFVITGVPALGCIPEQRVKSTTLACNKVLNFWARKYNYGLASALQAFKSKFNNTNYSYLDTYGAVAEFIQNPNKYGFTEIRAACCGSGELRANSPCIPTAQYCLNRDNHIYWDFYHPTQKTSSIFIDMFYNGSQYVTPISLSQLVSL, encoded by the exons ATGAGGAATGCTAAAATATATTTCTATCTATATCTAAATGTCTTTGCTGTAATGTTCTCGTCTAATATTTATACATATGAAGCTACTAGTAGTGTACCTGCTATGTATGTTTTCGGAGACTCTTTAGCAGATGTGGGGAACAACAATTACATCAACTCCTCCCCCTATAAGTCTAATTTCCCTCACAATGGCATCGATTTTCCGACCGGAGCTACCGGACGTTTCAGCAATGGCAAAAATGCTGCTGATCTTATTG CTGATAAACTGGATTTACCAAGTCCCCTGCCATATTTATCGATTCTGAAATTTGATTACAAAAAGACGATACTTACCGGTGTTAGTTTTGCTTCTGGAGGTTCGGGAATCCTTAGGGGCTCGTATGATACTCCA AAACGATGTATTTCCTTGTCAAAACAAGTAGAGTTTTACTCGAGTGTATATAAGATACTAGTGCAAGAACTGGGATCTGATGCTGCTCGAAACCATTTATCGAAGTCTCTTTTCGCGATTGTAATCGGAAGCAATGATCTATATGGGCATTTCAAAGCTAACTCAAGCATTCGTACAAACATTACGCCACAAAATTACGTGAACTCAATGGTGTCATCTATGAGTGAGATTCTAAAG CAACTGTATGGCCTCGGTGCACGTAAATTCGTGATTACTGGAGTTCCGGCACTGGGATGCATACCAGAGCAGAGAGTTAAAAGTACAACATTAGCTTGCAACAAAGTGTTGAATTTTTGGGCAAGAAAATACAACTATGGCCTTGCATCTGCATTACAAGCATTCAAGTCTAAGTTCAATAATACAAACTATTCCTACCTTGATACCTATGGTGCTGTGGCTGAGTTCATTCAGAATCCAAATAAATACG GATTTACGGAGATTCGGGCTGCTTGCTGTGGAAGTGGGGAGTTGAGAGCTAATTCACCGTGCATACCAACAGCACAATATTGTTTAAATCGAGATAATCACATTTATTGGGATTTCTATCATCCGACACAGAAGACTTCTAGCATATTCATTGACATGTTCTACAATGGTTCCCAATATGTAACTCCTATCAGTCTAAGTCAGCTAGTTTCTCTTTAA